One Bacteroidales bacterium DNA segment encodes these proteins:
- the upp gene encoding uracil phosphoribosyltransferase, translated as MIYNLGQENSLLNVFISEIRDAEIQKDSMRFRRNLERIGEIFAYEVSKKMEYESREFITSLGTAEVSVLKENPVLATILRAGLPFHQGILNFFDRAQNAFISAYRRHHKSGKFDIQVEYTSSPNIDDKILILSDPMLATGSSMFLAYKHLLENGKPKHTHILAIVASSQGVEYIKKHIPGENFTLWVAAIDDELTAQSYIVPGLGDAGDLAYGSKL; from the coding sequence ATGATCTATAACTTAGGACAGGAGAATTCATTACTCAATGTATTTATATCAGAAATACGGGATGCGGAAATTCAGAAAGACAGCATGCGTTTCAGGCGAAACCTTGAACGTATAGGTGAAATATTCGCTTATGAAGTGAGTAAGAAGATGGAATATGAATCTCGCGAATTTATTACTTCACTGGGTACTGCTGAAGTTAGTGTTCTAAAAGAAAATCCTGTACTGGCAACCATACTTCGGGCCGGGCTTCCTTTTCATCAGGGGATATTAAATTTTTTCGACAGGGCTCAGAATGCTTTTATATCAGCATACAGACGGCATCATAAAAGCGGTAAGTTTGATATTCAGGTAGAATACACATCCAGTCCTAATATTGATGATAAAATACTTATACTGTCCGATCCTATGTTGGCTACAGGCTCATCAATGTTCTTAGCTTATAAACACCTTCTTGAAAACGGGAAACCAAAGCATACTCATATTCTTGCTATTGTTGCCAGCAGTCAGGGCGTTGAATATATAAAAAAACATATTCCCGGCGAAAATTTTACCCTTTGGGTTGCTGCTATTGATGATGAGCTTACTGCTCAGTCATATATCGTACCTGGTTTGGGTGATGCCGGTGATCTGGCTTACGGAAGCAAACTGTAA
- a CDS encoding GNAT family N-acetyltransferase encodes MIKYFQNKDIDKNKWDDCIQNSFNGLIYAYSWYLDIMSPGWEALIENDYERVFPLTAKKKSGINYLCQPFFTQQLGIFSKGILNEKITEEFISKIPSKYKLIEINLNVFNKIDDKKNHFFSNKNIELDLIPDYNILYNNYSENTKRNLKIAGKSQLIIRKDTDIKIIVDLFRKYRGLEIETLKEKDYKDFIKLVNLMLIKKNAHIWSVYDNNDELYAGAIFIESNKRVIFIFSATTKAARENRAMTFLIDQFIRENAQRNLILDFEGSNNSNLARFYKGFGSTECTYLQYKNNKLPYILSKSITFIKWFKKQI; translated from the coding sequence ATGATTAAGTATTTTCAAAATAAAGATATTGATAAAAATAAATGGGATGATTGTATACAGAACTCATTCAACGGGTTAATATATGCATATTCCTGGTACCTCGATATCATGAGCCCCGGATGGGAAGCGTTGATCGAAAACGATTATGAACGCGTATTTCCATTAACTGCCAAAAAAAAATCAGGAATTAATTATTTATGCCAGCCTTTTTTTACACAACAATTAGGCATTTTTTCAAAAGGTATTTTAAATGAAAAAATAACAGAAGAATTCATTTCTAAAATTCCTTCAAAATATAAACTCATTGAGATAAACCTGAATGTTTTTAATAAAATTGATGATAAAAAAAATCATTTTTTTTCAAATAAAAATATTGAACTTGACCTGATTCCTGATTATAATATCCTTTATAATAATTATTCGGAGAATACGAAAAGAAATTTGAAAATTGCCGGGAAGTCGCAATTGATAATACGAAAAGATACCGATATAAAAATCATTGTTGACCTGTTCAGGAAATATCGCGGACTGGAGATTGAAACATTAAAAGAAAAGGATTATAAGGATTTCATCAAACTGGTTAATTTGATGCTTATAAAGAAAAATGCTCATATATGGAGTGTTTATGATAATAATGACGAACTATATGCGGGTGCGATTTTTATAGAAAGCAATAAAAGAGTGATATTTATTTTTTCTGCAACCACCAAAGCTGCAAGAGAAAACAGGGCTATGACTTTTTTGATCGACCAATTCATTCGTGAAAATGCACAACGTAATCTTATCCTTGATTTTGAAGGTTCCAATAATTCTAACCTTGCACGTTTTTATAAAGGATTTGGCTCAACAGAATGCACATATTTACAATATAAAAATAATAAGCTTCCATACATATTATCAAAAAGTATTACTTTTATAAAGTGGTTTAAAAAGCAAATTTGA
- a CDS encoding polysaccharide deacetylase family protein, with product MLLIFTPKVNNRIKYIFDVIFRNLISIDYRFTNNAEEFKSYDGPKINYSYQPISDEIFFCSVNLLFETGIKQQQFDSVKFENILCPYSVYKNSALPFDPFAASFYMLSRYEEYLPYKKDKYDRFDAIESIAYINGFLKKPVVNIWAQKIKLLLKEKYPFIKFPEKNYRFLSTIDIDSAWEYKQKGIVRTIAGFIKALYALNFQEISKRMRVLTGLKKDSFDTFEYQFELHKKYNIVPLYFILFADYAQYDKNIYVNNRKFQSLVKSIGDYADVGIHPSFASNIKHEKLLTEITRLSNVLNRDISKSRQHFLKLTFPDTYRNLIEVDIAEDYSLGYATETGFRAGICEPYNFFDLDLETETHLKLFPFAIMEGTLRDYHNVTPQDAIQQYKQLIDEVKAVNGMFISLWHNESLSNENRWVGWQKVYEEMLKMALS from the coding sequence ATGCTGCTAATATTCACACCGAAAGTTAACAATCGCATCAAATATATTTTTGATGTTATCTTCCGAAATTTAATTTCAATAGATTATCGTTTTACCAATAATGCGGAAGAGTTTAAGAGCTATGATGGTCCAAAAATAAATTATTCATACCAGCCCATCAGTGATGAAATATTTTTCTGTTCAGTAAATCTTCTTTTTGAAACAGGTATTAAACAGCAACAATTCGATAGTGTAAAGTTTGAAAATATACTGTGTCCTTATTCTGTATATAAAAATTCAGCATTGCCATTCGACCCGTTTGCTGCATCATTTTATATGCTTTCGAGGTATGAAGAATACCTTCCATATAAAAAAGATAAATATGACCGTTTCGATGCTATTGAAAGTATTGCATACATAAATGGTTTTTTAAAAAAACCTGTAGTGAATATCTGGGCACAAAAAATAAAATTGCTTTTAAAGGAAAAATATCCATTCATAAAATTTCCTGAAAAAAATTATCGTTTCCTTTCTACTATCGATATTGATTCTGCATGGGAATACAAGCAAAAAGGTATCGTCAGAACCATTGCCGGTTTTATAAAAGCATTGTATGCATTGAATTTCCAGGAAATATCAAAAAGAATGAGAGTTTTAACCGGATTAAAAAAAGATTCGTTTGATACATTTGAATATCAATTTGAATTACATAAAAAATATAATATCGTTCCGCTTTACTTTATTTTATTTGCAGATTATGCACAGTACGATAAAAACATTTATGTGAATAACCGGAAGTTCCAGTCATTGGTAAAATCAATAGGAGACTACGCGGATGTGGGAATTCACCCATCGTTTGCTTCAAATATAAAACATGAAAAGCTATTAACAGAAATAACACGTTTATCAAATGTGTTGAACCGTGATATTAGCAAAAGCCGCCAGCATTTTCTTAAACTGACTTTTCCCGACACATACCGAAACCTTATAGAAGTTGATATTGCCGAAGATTACTCTCTTGGTTATGCAACCGAAACGGGTTTCAGGGCTGGAATTTGCGAGCCATATAATTTTTTTGACCTTGACCTTGAAACAGAAACACATCTGAAACTTTTTCCTTTTGCAATAATGGAAGGGACATTACGCGATTATCATAATGTAACTCCACAAGATGCAATACAACAGTATAAGCAGTTGATAGATGAAGTAAAAGCAGTGAACGGTATGTTTATAAGTTTGTGGCATAACGAATCACTTAGCAATGAGAACAGATGGGTGGGATGGCAAAAAGTATATGAAGAAATGTTAAAGATGGCATTATCCTGA